A part of Scophthalmus maximus strain ysfricsl-2021 chromosome 20, ASM2237912v1, whole genome shotgun sequence genomic DNA contains:
- the pnpla7a gene encoding patatin-like phospholipase domain-containing protein 7a, translating to MQCNGGDDGDLCSMATSVLLNSKHEIGARVQQFVEERMQTTMLTGVLIGAAVAVSLIGIVVLFLYRRYKLARKQQAGVPQYRFRKRDKVLFYGRKIMRKVKTLSLIPPSTSVSKQPQRIRKRTKVLSIARKILRIRKDPPTLQPKEPPPSLLEADLTEFDVQSSNLPSEVLYMLKNVRVLGHFEKPLFLELCRHMVFIELQEGEGLFRPGDEDDSIYVVQDGRLKLCIQENDGTERVVKDVHPGDSVHSLLSILDIITGYPAPYKTVSARAAIRSTILRLPASAFETVFKKYPETLVRVIQIIMVRLQRVTFLALHNYLGLTTELFNPDSQAVPLSNIHSFIGEANSGKTTRRLHLQDELPAGTTEGPAETDGVKDSPSNSHRKQRSISMPTDCSGIDLNMACERARVTIDEAPSSPVTQKSSLKKSVTMHHTPSEVFHYTDSGGQSDAIHLSKSSTIFQAAKKDLLRIMQLQDPTLLEGRLTLHHVKAGSVVARQGDQEVSIQFVISGLLHVYQRMIDREEETRLFVTHPGELVGQLAVLTGEPLIFTMRAQRDCSFLSISKTHFYEIMRVEPNVVLNVAHTVVRRMSSFVRQIDFALDWMAVEAGRAVYRQGEKSDSTFIVLSGRLRSVIMKEDGKKELIGEYGRGDLIGVVEALTHQNRATTVHAVRDSELAKLPEGALSSIKRKFPQVVTRLIHILGQKILQQVNGPLTGRSLALHTPGSKWDAGNPASNLSTVTVLPVSEEVPLTAFTLELQHALIAIGPTLLLTSDIIKQRLGAAALDSVHEYRLSSWLGQQEDIHRIVLYQTDYTLTPWTQRCIRQADCIIIVGTGEQDPAVGELERMLEGSAVRAQKQLVLLHREDGPPPKGTVDWLNMRSWISRHLHLSCPRRVFSKRSLPKLLELYQRVFEKPADRHSDFSRLARVLTGNAIALILGGGGARGCSQVGVLRALCEAGIPVDLIGGTSIGSLMGALYAEDRSHSRMRMRAREWAMEMTSVFKKILDLTYPVVSMFSGAAFNSGISNVFKSKQIEDLWIPYFNITTDITASAMRVHTDGSLWRYVRASMSLSGYLPPLCDPKDGHLLMDGGYINNLPADVARSMGAKVVIAIDVGSRDETNLTNYGDSLSGWWLLWKRFNPLAEKVKVLNMAEIQTRLAYVCCVRQLESVKNSDYCEYIRPPIDRYRTLEFGKFDEIAEVGYQHGKTVFDVWRRSGVVDKMLKDRHQEDFHNTQSKNNVVTCPNASFTDLAEIVSRIEPVKPAVVNEESDCHTDYDEEAVESALSDMELYNRYGEHTEGEETADTDEDLELSRRRRVAKLAVGETK from the exons CTCACAGGTGTACTGATCGGAGCTGCAGTCGCTGTCTCACTGATCGGCATCGTGGTGCTCTTCCTTTACAGGAGATACAAGCTTGCTC GTAAACAACAGGCTGGTGTACCCCAGTATCGCTTCAGAAAAAGGGATAAAGTGCTCTTCTATGGAAGGAAGATAATGCGAaag GTCAAGACGCTATCCTTgattcctccctccacctcagTGTCAAAGCAGCCGCAGCGCATTCGCAAAAGAACCAAAGTTTTGAGCATAGCTCGCAA AATCCTTAGGATCCGTAAAGACCCTCCCACCCTGCAGCCCAAGGAACCCCCTCCCTCACTGCTGGAGGCTGACCTCACAGAGTTTGATGTGCAGAGCTCAAACCTGCCCTCTGAAGTCCTCTACATGCTGAAGAATGTCAG GGTCCTGGGTCATTTTGAGAAGCCCCTGTTCCTGGAGCTGTGTCGCCACATGGTGTTCATTGAGCTCCAGGAAGGCGAAGGTCTGTTTAGGCCGGGAGACGAGGACGATAGCATCTACGTGGTCCAGGATGGACGACTCAAGCTCTGTATCCAGGAGAAC gaTGGTACAGAACGAGTTGTGAAGGATGTGCACCCAGGAGACAGTGTCCACAGCCTGCTCAGTATTCTTGACATCATCACT GGTTATCCAGCTCCATACAAGACTGTGTCTGCACGAGCTGCAATACGCTCCACCATATTACGTTTACCTGCATCAGCCTTTGAGACAGTTTTCAAGAAATACCCAGAGACGCTCGTGCGCGTCATTCAG ataATCATGGTGCGCCTCCAAAGAGTCACCTTCTTGGCATTGCATAACTATCTGGGCCTAACAACTGAGCTCTTCAATCCG GACAGCCAGGCTGTGCCCTTATCCAACATACACAGTTTTATTGGGGAGGCAAACTCTGGGAAGACAACTCGTCGTCTTCACCTTCAGGACGAGTTACCTGCCGGGACCACTGAGGGCCCTGCAGAGACAG ATGGTGTGAAAGATAGCCCTTCAAACAGCCACAGGAAGCAGCGTTCCATCTCCATGCCCACCGACTGCTCAG GTATTGACCTGAACATGGCTTGTGAACGAGCTCGAGTAACTATAGATGAAGCCCCATCCAGTCCTGTCACTCAAAAG tCCAGTCTGAAGAAGAGTGTGACAATGCATCACACGCCCTCTGAAGTGTTTCACTACACAGACAGCGGGGGGCAGTCTGACGCCATCCACCTCAGCAAGAGTAGCACAATCTTCCAGGCTGCTAAGAAGGACCTGCTGCGAATCATGCAGCTGCAG gatCCGACGCTGCTAGAGGGCAGATTGACACTCCATCATGTCAAAGCTGGTTCTGTGGTGGCACGTCAGGGAGACCAG GAGGTGAGCATACAGTTTGTGATTTCTGGCCTACTCCACGTTTACCAACGGATGATCGACCGCGAAGAAGAGACCCGTCTGTTTGTGACGCACCCCGGAGAGCTCGTCGGTCAACTCGCTGTCTTGACCGGAGAGCCCCTCATATTCACTATGCGAGCTCAGCGAGACTGCAGCTTCCTCTCAATTTCCAAAACCCACTTCTATGA GATAATGCGTGTGGAGCCCAACGTAGTGCTGAATGTTGCTCACACAGTGGTGAGGAGGATGTCGTCTTTTGTCAGACAAATAGACTTTGCTCTTGACTGGATGGCCGTGGAAGCTGGCCGGGCCGTCTACAG gcagggagagaaatcagACAGTACTTTCATAGTACTGAGTGGTCGACTTCGCTCTGTCATCATGAAGGAGGATGGCAAGAAGGAGCTGATAGGAGAGTATGGACGTGGTGACCTGATAGGAGTG gTGGAGGCGCTGACCCACCAGAACAGAGCCACCACGGTGCATGCTGTACGAGACTCTGAGCTGGCCAAGCTACCAGAGGGCGCGCTCAGCTCCATCAAGAGGAAGTTTCCACAG GTTGTCACCAGGTTGATCCACATACTTGGCCAGAAGATCCTCCAGCAGGTCAACGGTCCTCtgacgg GTCGCAGTTTGGCCCTCCACACTCCAGGCAGTAAATGGGATGCAGGGAACCCGGCATCCAACCTCTCAACTGTGACAGTCCTGCCTGTGTCGGAGGAGGTACCTCTCACTGCCTTCACCCTGGAGCTGCAGCATGCACTTATCGCAAtag GCCCCACTCTTCTGCTGACCAGTGACATTATCAAACAGCGACTGGGAGCCGCAGCACTAGACAG TGTCCATGAGTACCGTCTGTCTAGCTGGCTGGGCCAACAGGAGGACATCCATCGTATAGTTCTCTACCAGACCGACTACACACTGACCCCATGGACACAGCGGTGCATCCGGCAGGCCGACTGCATCATCATCGTGGGAACAGGAGAGCAGGACCCTGCTGTCGGGGAG CTGGAGCGTATGTTGGAAGGGAGTGCAGTCCGTGCCCAGAAGCAGCTGGTGCTGTTGCATAGAGAAGACGGCCCCCCGCCCAAAGGAACTGTGGACTGGTTGAACATGCGAAGCTGGATCTCCAgacacctccacctctcctgtCCCCGACGGGTCTTCTCTAAGAGGAGTCTGCCCAAATTG ttgGAGCTGTATCAGCGTGTGTTTGAGAAGCCAGCAGACCGCCACTCGGACTTCTCTCGTCTGGCTCGCGTCCTCACGGGCAACGCCATTGCTCTTATtctaggaggaggaggggccag GGGTTGCTCCCAGGTGGGGGTATTGCGAGCTCTCTGCGAGGCTGGCATCCCAGTGGACCTCATTGGTGGCACCTCCATTGGTTCCCTGATGGGGGCATTATACGCTGAAGACCGCAGCCACAGTCGCATGAGGATGAGGGCCAGAGAATGGGCAATG GAAATGACGTCGGTGTTTAAGAAGATCCTGGATTTGACATACCCAGTTGTCTCCATGTTTTCCGGGGCTGCCTTCAACTCCGGCATCAGCAACGTCTTCAAGAGCAAACAGATCGAG GACCTTTGGATCCCGTATTTTAATATCACAACTGACATCACTGCCTCGGCCATGAGGGTACACACTGATG GCTCTCTGTGGAGGTACGTCCGTGCCAGCATGTCTCTTTCTGGGTAtctgcctcctctctgtgaCCCCAAAGACGGACACTTGCTGATGGACGGAGGCTACATAAACAACCTGCCTG CTGATGTGGCGCGCTCCATGGGGGCCAAAGTGGTGATAGCTATTGACGTGGGCAGCAGGGATGAAACCAACCTCACTAATTATGGCGACTCACTCTCAGGCTGGTGGCTGCTATGGAAACGCTTCAACCCCCTAGCTGAGAAAGTAAAG GTGTTGAACATGGCAGAGATTCAGACACGGCTGGCCTACGTGTGCTGCGTGAGGCAGTTGGAGTCTGTGAAGAACAGCGACTACTGCGAGTACATTAGACCTCCAATTGACAGATATCGTACACTGGAGTTTGGCAAGTTTGATGAGATCGCT GAGGTGGGATACCAGCACGGCAAGACGGTGTTTGATGTATGGAGACGCAGTGGAGTGGTGGACAAAATGTTGAAAGACAGACACCAGGAGGATTTCCACAACACCCAAAGCAAGAACAAC GTAGTGACTTGTCCCAACGCTTCCTTCACTGACCTGGCAGAAATTGTTTCTCGCATCGAGCCCGTCAAACCTGCTGTGGTGAATG AGGAGTCAGACTGCCACACCGACTATGACGAGGAGGCCGTGGAGAGCGCCCTGTCTGACATGGAGCTCTACAATAGATACGGAGAGCACACTGAAGGGGAGGAGACCGCTGACACG GATGAAGATCTGGAATTGAGTCGCCGACGCCGCGTTGCCAAACTAGCCGTCGGCGAAACGAAGTAA